Sequence from the Helianthus annuus cultivar XRQ/B chromosome 13, HanXRQr2.0-SUNRISE, whole genome shotgun sequence genome:
TAAAACCGATGAGCATACTTCTGGAGAGAGTCTAAAGCGGGTTGCTGGAAATTCATCAAAGGAGAAATCACAAGCATTAATGATACGTGACCAGGTCAAACCCAAAATTGAACATGCCAAAGACAGAGTTATTCAGGCAGATGAAGGGTTTAATTGGAGTGATtatcttgatgatgatgatgaaactgCTTTAGTGGCTGAAGTAAAATAGAGTGCATTTGTAGCTGTTGTGAAAGAGAAAACAAAAGAAGAGATTATGAAAGAGAAAACATATAGAGAAAGATGTATTGTTGATTACAGAATCCAAGAAATGGAGCAAGAATACGGAGAAGCGAGAAATTATGGAAGGTATGACAAGAAGCGAGAGTGTTATGTTCATCCAAGCAAAGTAGTGTATAACGACGTTCTTGCAGTAATCCCTCTATCCGGCGAGTACTATTCAAATGTCGCAAAAAATAAAGATTATGTGAAAAAGCTGGATAAAATTATCAGGGATGTCATGACAGCAAGTCTAAGACAAAGAGATGAAGAGAGGATGAAGAAGAATGGTGATGATCTGGTGGATGAATTGAAGAAGGTTGCTGAGGAAGAGAAAGTGGAAGtggaaaaagaagaagaagaagcagtTGGTAAAGAAGAACTGAAACCAGCAgaagaagctgttactgaagaacaacaaAATGAAGAggatttgaagaagaaaaaataGGCTGATGAGAAGCTTGAAAGATCGGTTGTAGTGATTGAGGCTGATGAAGCTGTAACTG
This genomic interval carries:
- the LOC110900612 gene encoding 101 kDa malaria antigen-like, with protein sequence MKEKTYRERCIVDYRIQEMEQEYGEARNYGRYDKKRECYVHPSKVVYNDVLAVIPLSGEYYSNVAKNKDYVKKLDKIIRDVMTASLRQRDEERMKKNGDDLVDELKKVAEEEKVEVEKEEEEAVGKEELKPAEEAVTEEQQNEEDLKKKK